In the genome of Sciurus carolinensis chromosome 3, mSciCar1.2, whole genome shotgun sequence, one region contains:
- the Etv4 gene encoding ETS translocation variant 4 isoform X4 has translation MCHSFTSSQGGGREPLPAPYQHQLSEPCPPYPQQSFKQEYHDPLYEQAGQQAIGQGGVSGHRYPGAGVVIKQERTDFTYDSDVPGCASMYLHTEGFSGPSPDLSSPQLPPQGYGYEKPLRSFPDDVCVVPEKYEGDIKQEGIGAFREGPPYQRRGALQLWQFLVALLDDPTNAHFIAWTGRGMEFKLIEPEEVARLWGIQKNRPAMNYDKLSRSLRYYYEKGIMQKVAGERYVYKFVCEPEALFSLAFPDNQRPALKAEFDRPVSEEDTVPLSHLDESPAYLPELAGPAQSFGPKGGYSY, from the exons ATGTGCCACTCCTTCACATCTTCTCAGGGAGGGGGCCGGgaacccctcccagccccctaCCAACACCAGCTGTCGGAGCCCTGCCCACCCTACCCCCAACAGAGCTTCAAGCAGGAATACCATGACCCTCTGTATGAACAGGCGGGCCAGCAGGCCATAGGCCAGGGTGGGGTCAGTGGGCACAGGTACCCAGGGGCGGGGGTGGTGATCAAACAGGAGCGGACAGACTTCACCTATGACTCAG ATGTCCCTGGGTGTGCATCAATGTACCTCCACACAGAGGGCTTCTCTGGGCCCTCTCCAG ATCTCAGCAGCCCCCAACTTCCTCCACAAGGCTATGGCTATGAGAAACCTCTGCGATCATTCCCAGATGATGTCTGCGTTGTCCCTGAAAAATATGAAG GAGACATCAAGCAGGAAGGAATTGGGGCATTCCGAGAGGGCCCACCCTACCAGCGCCGGGGTGCCTTGCAGCTGTGGCAGTTTCTGGTGGCCCTACTGGATGACCCAACGAATGCCCATTTCATTGCCTGGACAGGCCGGGGGATGGAGTTCAAACTAATTGAACCTGAGGAG GTCGCCAGGCTCTGGGGCATCCAGAAGAACCGGCCAGCCATGAATTACGACAAGCTGAGCCGCTCACTGCGATACTATTATGAGAAGGGCATCATGCAGAAG GTGGCTGGCGAGCGATATGTATACAAATTTGTGTGTGAGCCTGAGGCCCTATTCTCTCTGGCCTTCCCGGACAATCAACGACCAGCTCTGAAGGCCGAATTTGACCGGCCAGTCAGTGAAGAGGACACAGTCCCTTTGTCCCACTTGGACGAGAGCCCTGCCTACCTCCCAGAGCTGGCTGGCCCTGCCCAGTCCTTTGGCCCCAAGGGTGGTTACTCTTATTAG
- the Etv4 gene encoding ETS translocation variant 4 isoform X5, whose protein sequence is MYLHTEGFSGPSPDLSSPQLPPQGYGYEKPLRSFPDDVCVVPEKYEGDIKQEGIGAFREGPPYQRRGALQLWQFLVALLDDPTNAHFIAWTGRGMEFKLIEPEEVARLWGIQKNRPAMNYDKLSRSLRYYYEKGIMQKVAGERYVYKFVCEPEALFSLAFPDNQRPALKAEFDRPVSEEDTVPLSHLDESPAYLPELAGPAQSFGPKGGYSY, encoded by the exons ATGTACCTCCACACAGAGGGCTTCTCTGGGCCCTCTCCAG ATCTCAGCAGCCCCCAACTTCCTCCACAAGGCTATGGCTATGAGAAACCTCTGCGATCATTCCCAGATGATGTCTGCGTTGTCCCTGAAAAATATGAAG GAGACATCAAGCAGGAAGGAATTGGGGCATTCCGAGAGGGCCCACCCTACCAGCGCCGGGGTGCCTTGCAGCTGTGGCAGTTTCTGGTGGCCCTACTGGATGACCCAACGAATGCCCATTTCATTGCCTGGACAGGCCGGGGGATGGAGTTCAAACTAATTGAACCTGAGGAG GTCGCCAGGCTCTGGGGCATCCAGAAGAACCGGCCAGCCATGAATTACGACAAGCTGAGCCGCTCACTGCGATACTATTATGAGAAGGGCATCATGCAGAAG GTGGCTGGCGAGCGATATGTATACAAATTTGTGTGTGAGCCTGAGGCCCTATTCTCTCTGGCCTTCCCGGACAATCAACGACCAGCTCTGAAGGCCGAATTTGACCGGCCAGTCAGTGAAGAGGACACAGTCCCTTTGTCCCACTTGGACGAGAGCCCTGCCTACCTCCCAGAGCTGGCTGGCCCTGCCCAGTCCTTTGGCCCCAAGGGTGGTTACTCTTATTAG